TGAGACATCCTTCTGCTTTCTATGTTGTGCTTGAAGGGGACAGACAGTCGCTTATCTTAGTGAGATTTCTTACTAACTGAATTTACTTTGCTGCTGCTAGAGATTTGCACCTGCATAGCGCAGATTCTGCATCTTCTCAATAGCTTAATTATTACATTcttagatgatgataagaCGGAAACTGGacaatcttttgtttatattgatggatttcttgtcaaaaagCATAACAATCAACATACTATTGTTAATTTCGAaacttacaaaaataaaatgaaagtttccGATAGGcgtaagtttgaaaaagcaaactttGACGAGTTTGAGTCGGCtctaaataacaaaaacgacTTGGTACATTGTCCctcaataactttatttgaatcGATCCCCACGGAAGTGCGGTCATTCTACGAAGACGAAAAGTCTGGTCTAATCAAAGTGGTAAAATTCAGAACTGGTGCAATGGATAGGAAAaggtcttttgaaaaaattgtcgTTTCCGTCATGGTCGGGAAAAATGTACAAAAGTTCCTGACGtttgttgaagacgaaCCAGATTTCCAGGGCGGACCAATCCCTTCAAAGTATCTTAttcccaagaaaatcaacttGATGGTCTACACGTTGTTTCAAGTGcatactttgaaattcaatagaaagGATTACGATaccctttctcttttttacctCAACAGAGGATACTATAATGAGTTGAGTTTCCGTGTCCTGGAACGTTGTTACGAAATAGCGAGTGCCAGGCCGAACGACAGCTCTACGATGCGTACTTTCACTGACTTTGTTTCTGGCACACCTATTGTAAGGGGTCTTCAGAAAAGCACCATAAGGAAATATGGATACAATTTGGCACCCTACATGTTTTTGTTACTACACGTAGATGAGCTatcgattttttctgcatACCAAGCAAGTTTACCtggcgaaaagaaagtcgACACAGAGCGGCTGAAGCGTGATCTATGCCCACGTAAACCCACTGAGATAAAGTACTTTTCACAGATATGTAACGAtatgatgaacaaaaaggacCGATTGGGtgatattttgcatattaTCTTGCGAGCATGTGCGCTCAATTTCGGGGCGGGTCCCCGTGGTGGCGCTGGTGACGAAGAGGATCGATCCATTACGAATGAAGAACCCATTATTCCCTCTGTGGACGAGCATGGCTTGAAAGTATGTAAGTTGCGCAGTCCTAACACTCCACGAAGACTCAGAAAAACACTAGATGCCGTGAAAGCTTTATTGGTGTCGTCTTGTGCTTGTACCGCAAGGGATTTAGATATATTTGATGACAACAACGGCGTTGCGATGTGGAAATGGATCAAAATTCTGTACCACGAAGTAGCGCAGGAAACCGCGCTGAAGGACTCTTATAGAATAACTTTGGTACCTTCTTCTGATGGTGTATCAGTATGTGGAAAACTGTTTAATCGCGAGTATGTCCGCGGCTTTTACTTTGCATGCAAGGCTCAGTTTGATAACCTTTGGGAAGAATTGAACGACTGCTTTTATATGCCTACAGTGGTTGATATTGCCAGCCTCATTTTGCGTAATCGAGAAGTTTTGTTCAGAGAGCCAAAGCGAGGAATTGACGAGTATCTGGAGAACGattctttccttcaaatGATACCTGTTAAATATCGTGAAATTGTGCTGCCCAAGTTGAGAAGAGATACTAACAAAATGACCGCGGctcttaaaaataaagtcaCTGTTGCAATTGACGAGCTTACGGTGCCACTTATGTGGATGATCCATTTTGCCGTAGGATACCCTTACCGTTATCCAGAGCTTCAGCTACTCGCTTTTGCCGGTCCTCAGCGCAACGTATACGTCGATGATACAACAAGACGCATCCAACTGTACACTGATTACAACAAGAACGGTTCATCGGAGCCTCGACTTAAGACGCTTGACGGACTCACTTCAGATTACgtgttttattttgtcaCTGTGCTAAGGCAAATGCAAATATGTGCGCTTGGTAACAGTTATGACGCTTTTAATCATGATCCTTGGATGGATGTGGTGGGATTTGAGGATCCAGATCAAGTAACAAATCGAGACATTTCGAGGATAGTTTTGTATTCCTACATGTTTCTGAATACCGCGAAGGGCTGTCTGGTTGAATACGCAACTTTTCGGCAGTACATGAGGGAACTTCCGAAGAATGCACCTCAGAAGCTGAATTTTCGGGAGATGCGTCAGGGGTTGATTGCCCTAGGACGGCACTGCGTAGGTAGCAGATTTGAAACAGATTTGTACGAGTCGGCGACGAGTGAACTCATGGCCAATCATTCCGTTCAAACAGGGCGAAATATTTACGGTGTGGATTCCTTTTCGTTAACTAGTGTCAGTGGGACGACCGCCACTTTATTGCAGGAACGAGCTTCCGAGCGCTGGATTCAATGGTTAGGCCTTGAAAGCGACTACCATTGTTCATTCTCTAGTACTCGGAATGCGGAAGACGTAGTGGCAGGTGAGGCGGCGAGTTCagatcatcatcaaaaaatttcaagagtaACGCGAAAAAGGCCCCGAGAGCCCAAGAGTACAAACGATATCCTCGTCGCAGGCCAGAAACTCTTTGGCAGCTCCTTTGAATTCAGGGACTTGCATCAGTTGCGCTTATGTCATGAAATATACATGGCAGACACACCCTCTGTGGCAGTACAGGCCCCACCGGGCTATGGTAAGACGGAGTTATTTCATCTCCCCTTGATAGCACTGGCGTCTAAGGGCGACGTGAAATATGTGTCGTTTCTGTTTGTACCGTACACAGTGTTGCTTGCTAATTGCATGATCAGGTTGAGCCGATGCGGTTGCTTGAATGTGGCCCCTgtaagaaactttattgaagaaggttgCGATGGCGTTACTGATTTATACGTGGGGATCTACGATGATCTTGCTAGCACTAATTTCACAGACAGGATAGCTGCGTGGGAGAATATTGTTGAGTGCACCTTTAGGACCAACAACGTAAAATTGGGTTACCTCATTGTAGATGAGTTTCACAACTTTGAAACGGAGGTCTACCGGCAGTCGCAATTTGGGGGCATAACTaaccttgattttgacGCTTTTGAGAAAGCAATCTTTTTGAGCGGCACAGCACCTGAGGCTGTAGCTGATGCTGCGTTGCAGCGTATTGGGCTTACGGGACTGGCCAAGAAGTCGATGGACATCAACGAGCTCAAACGGTCGGAAGATCTCAGCAGAGGTCTATCCAGCTATCCAACACGGATGTTTAATCTAATCAAGGAGAAATCCGAGGTGCCTTTAGGGCatgttcataaaatttggaagaaagtgGAATCACAGCCCGAAGAAGCACTGAAGCTTCTTTTAGccctctttgaaattgaaccaGAGTCGAAGGCCATTGTAGTTGCAAGCACAACCAACgaagtggaagaattgGCCTGCTCTTGGAGAAAGTATTTTAGGGTGGTATGGATACACGGGAAGCTGGGTGCTGCAGAAAAGGTGTCTCGCACAAAGGAGTTTGTCACTGACGGTAGCATGCGAGTTCTCATCGGAACGAAATTAGTGACTGAAGGAATTGACATTAAGcaattgatgatggtgatcatgcttgataatagacttaatattattgagcTCATTCAAGGCGTAGGGAGACTAAGAGATGGGGGCCTCTGTTATCTATTatctagaaaaaacagTTGGGCGGCAAGGAATCGTAAGGGTGAATTACCACCGATTAAGGAAGGCTGTATAACCGAACAGGTACGCGAGTTCTATGGacttgaatcaaagaaaggaaaaaagggccAGCATGTTGGATGCTGTGGCTCCAGGACAGACCTGTCTGCTGACACAGTGGAACTGATAGAAAGAATGGACAGATTGGCT
This sequence is a window from Saccharomyces cerevisiae S288C chromosome VII, complete sequence. Protein-coding genes within it:
- the YRF1-3 gene encoding Y' element ATP-dependent helicase protein 1 copy 3 (Helicase encoded by the Y' element of subtelomeric regions; highly expressed in the mutants lacking the telomerase component TLC1; potentially phosphorylated by Cdc28p), translating into MEIENEQICTCIAQILHLLNSLIITFLDDDKTETGQSFVYIDGFLVKKHNNQHTIVNFETYKNKMKVSDRRKFEKANFDEFESALNNKNDLVHCPSITLFESIPTEVRSFYEDEKSGLIKVVKFRTGAMDRKRSFEKIVVSVMVGKNVQKFLTFVEDEPDFQGGPIPSKYLIPKKINLMVYTLFQVHTLKFNRKDYDTLSLFYLNRGYYNELSFRVLERCYEIASARPNDSSTMRTFTDFVSGTPIVRGLQKSTIRKYGYNLAPYMFLLLHVDELSIFSAYQASLPGEKKVDTERLKRDLCPRKPTEIKYFSQICNDMMNKKDRLGDILHIILRACALNFGAGPRGGAGDEEDRSITNEEPIIPSVDEHGLKVCKLRSPNTPRRLRKTLDAVKALLVSSCACTARDLDIFDDNNGVAMWKWIKILYHEVAQETALKDSYRITLVPSSDGVSVCGKLFNREYVRGFYFACKAQFDNLWEELNDCFYMPTVVDIASLILRNREVLFREPKRGIDEYLENDSFLQMIPVKYREIVLPKLRRDTNKMTAALKNKVTVAIDELTVPLMWMIHFAVGYPYRYPELQLLAFAGPQRNVYVDDTTRRIQLYTDYNKNGSSEPRLKTLDGLTSDYVFYFVTVLRQMQICALGNSYDAFNHDPWMDVVGFEDPDQVTNRDISRIVLYSYMFLNTAKGCLVEYATFRQYMRELPKNAPQKLNFREMRQGLIALGRHCVGSRFETDLYESATSELMANHSVQTGRNIYGVDSFSLTSVSGTTATLLQERASERWIQWLGLESDYHCSFSSTRNAEDVVAGEAASSDHHQKISRVTRKRPREPKSTNDILVAGQKLFGSSFEFRDLHQLRLCHEIYMADTPSVAVQAPPGYGKTELFHLPLIALASKGDVKYVSFLFVPYTVLLANCMIRLSRCGCLNVAPVRNFIEEGCDGVTDLYVGIYDDLASTNFTDRIAAWENIVECTFRTNNVKLGYLIVDEFHNFETEVYRQSQFGGITNLDFDAFEKAIFLSGTAPEAVADAALQRIGLTGLAKKSMDINELKRSEDLSRGLSSYPTRMFNLIKEKSEVPLGHVHKIWKKVESQPEEALKLLLALFEIEPESKAIVVASTTNEVEELACSWRKYFRVVWIHGKLGAAEKVSRTKEFVTDGSMRVLIGTKLVTEGIDIKQLMMVIMLDNRLNIIELIQGVGRLRDGGLCYLLSRKNSWAARNRKGELPPIKEGCITEQVREFYGLESKKGKKGQHVGCCGSRTDLSADTVELIERMDRLAEKQATASMSIVALPSSFQESNSSDRCRKYCSSDEDSDTCIHGSANASTNATTNSSTNATTTASTNVRTSATTTASINVRTSATTTESTNSSTNATTTASTNVRTSATTTASINVRTSATTTESTNSNTSATTTESTDSNTSATTTESTDSNTSATTTASTNSSTNATTTASTNSSTNATTTESTNASAKEDANKDGNAEDNRFHPVTDINKESYKRKGSQMVLLERKKLKAQFPNTSENMNVLQFLGFRSDEIKHLFLYGIDVYFCPEGVFTQYGLCKGCQKMFELCVCWAGQKVSYRRMAWEALAVERMLRNDEEYKEYLEDIEPYHGDPVGYLKYFSVKRGEIYSQIQRNYAWYLAITRRRETISVLDSTRGKQGSQVFRMSGRQIKELYYKVWSNLRESKTEVLQYFLNWDEKKCREEWEAKDDTVFVEALEKVGVFQRLRSMTSAGLQGPQYVKLQFSRHHRQLRSRYELSLGMHLRDQLALGVTPSKVPHWTAFLSMLIGLFCNKTFRQKLEYLLEQISEVWLLPHWLDLANVEVLAADNTRVPLYMLMVAVHKELDSDDVPDGRFDILLCRDSSREVGE